The genomic segment ATCAACATAGATGTATCATAACGACTTAAAATGTGGGGCACTCACTCATGACATAAAGTTCTCCATGTGTGAGCAAAGATAAGTGAACCTGAATCATAAAGTCTTGTCCAGAAAAACTTATCTATGTCTGTAATTCATTAATGCATTAATGCCATGCTGCTAGTTTTCATTCcagatatatttatttttgaattataATTATATGAACTGGattatatattttatctttACAACAACTTTACCCCATTTCACTAATTTTTGCTCTGGAATCACTGCAATATGATAACCATGTGAACAAGTTTGGTTTGAGGTGTTACACTCAAGTCATTGAAATTTAGCCTCCAAGGTTTTAATACATGGACTGACCATACATGACCTCTCAACATCAAGGTCTTGGAATGCAGTGGGTGGAGGCcacaaaaatatttgtatttatttgcaaATCTTTCCAGTACAAAGATAAGTTTCCGTAAACAAGTCAAACCTTCTCATGTGTGTTAAATCACAGGTAAATTACAGTTGTTGTTTAGGTAAACAAGGATTATTATACTGTACCTTTGAAAATCATTTAGCCCTAAATCATTATTAGTCATTTTATTATCCATGTGTGACCATGTGTGATTTGAAGGTACACCTATTATACAGTTAATGACTGATGGAACTTGCTGTAACCTTGTTTCTTAACACAACTTAGAGGCTGTTTGTCAACAAAGGTACATGAAACATTTTAGCTATTTTATAcgtatatattgtatatattatattgtaaaTGAGTGTAAAAACTGTCATGAAATAGATTTTGAACTCTGTTGCTTTGTAATTTTAATCTATAAAGTCAATTCTCTTTAGCACCGACTCAGTCTTCATACTTTCCTTGTTTTTACCTGGATAATGTACACATAAATGTTATCAAGATCTAGCACCTTTGCCTTTGCTATCACattaatataatatacaaaGGTTGATATATTTAATATAGAAAAGTCCAAGTGCTCTTCAGTTGTGTCCTTTATGTAGgacttttctgtcttctctgccACTGTTCCACAAGCAAAACACGCATACAGAGACTAAGGACGATCGTGGGTTAGACGATTAACTCTTGTAGGTATCAAAATAATCTTTATTGAAAAAATCCAGATTTTCATATGAGCGACAACAACATAAGAGGAATGAATGATATCAAGAACAAACACTATGAGATATTCAAAATAGCACAACTTAGGAAAATCAGCAAGAAAATGTGTAGCACTGATGTTGTTGACGAGATACAGTATCAAATGACTGATGAgtgttttggtatttttcaaACAGCCTAATCTGTGTTCAAGGCACATTTTGGGATAACATTTAgtcaaaatattcaaattatttaatgagaaactgtgtgtttttaagttgACAACATTACAAGTATAtttcagtggtgaaaaaaacaaaccttttttaaccaatatacatatatttatatatatatatatatactcacaCAGCTGTCAAAAAATATTCTGCTCTAGGAAAAAGTCAACAAATCTCAAATATACATATTCAGTAAAAACAAggaatataaaatatttttcttattaaaagCCAGTACTCTTGTAAGAtggctattaaaaaaaaaaaaaaacattttagtgcAATACCAATCCAAATATGTGCACAACATCTCCATGGGGATGTtaagcagaaataaaaagtaagtCATCAGCTGTGTCTGAGATTTGATACGGAGCAAGAAATATGAATGtccacagaaaatgaaacattttccaaagagGGTCCATGCCGATCATCTGCCAGAAAGTCTTCTTAGACTGGAAATGTCCCTTAAAAAGCAGTTGAACAAAGTGCTCTCTATCCTGTATATGTTGCATGTTAAATCTGCAAGAGAATATACATTGACTACCCTTCTTTGGAAGTGGAATGATGGTGCGACACTGTTGTTATGTCCTTATGCAAAGGaagtacatgtacacacacttaaaatCTGTGTTAAACATTTTGTAAACACTTAAACCAGACAGTTGAACTCAGTCTGAAAGAGACAGATCAATACAACcttcaaacattttaaatcaagTCTTTATGTGAAATATCACAGcatacattatatttatataagaAGGATCAGGCTGGTCCAAAGTGGTATCCTGGCGTCTTCTCAGATGCCAGCTTGGTTGATCAGCATCCTTTCTGCTCTACTTCCTCCTCAGACACCACAGGCAAGATGAGGTGGGAGATGCGGCTCCACAGTCCTCCATACTTATCAGTGTCCATCTCATTGAAGGCAGTTTGGCTGCTGGAGCCCACCAACCTCTCCTTAACATAGTCGTGCACCATCTCCTCCACGTCCTTCAGAGGCTGCTCATTGCTGACCTCATCTTGAGGCAGTAGCACAGTAAACAACAAGAACACCTGCTTGTACGCAGCGCTCTCGTGGTCACAGTAGCGATAGAAAATGAGGGTAGAGCCCGGAGGCAGCTCTTCGAGGCGATGAATGACTGCCACGGGTTTATCGCCTTCAAAGGCTGCCTTCAGCTGGCTGTCAATATCCAACTTCACTTCATCGCTGTCCTGGTTGGCTTTGCTGGCTCCATCAATATGAAGGACGGATGCATTGAGggcagaagagaaagaggaggccAGGCCCTGAGCCAGGCAGCGCAGTGTCCTCTCAGCCTTGCGGCCAGCGGTGAAGATCAGACTCACCGGCTCTGTGGGCTGAGCGGTTTGGAGATGCTTCTCCAGGTGCATCTTGCTCCTCTTCCACAACTCCAGGTGCTGATTGGGGAACTGAGCCTTAAGAAGAGACAACTGGTCTGCAAACATTTCTGGCTTCACAGCCCTGTATGAATGCCCTCCACGCTCTGCTGTCCTTCGGAGCACAGGGACTTTCTTGTATGCCAGCAAGGCGGCAGAGCTGAGCAGCACCAGGAGAACCAAACAGCATAAATACCTCATGAATCCTGAAAGGACACAATTAAAATGTAGTAAAGTGAATAATGCAGGACAACCATCTTTAGGTGTAAAGataatgtaattaaaatgacTATAGCTTACCTCTACATGAATATCCAGAGTTTGTCCTGATGacagcagttttcttttttttcccttctagAAGAGAAAATCTCATTAAATCATGGCTACGTCACATGTTGCTCGAAACAATAAAATTCAGCTGAAAGTGCAATACCTTGTTTCTTGTGCTGAACAGTTTCTTTTGAAACTGGAATGTTATTCAAACGTTGTCGTAGTGGGTAGGACTTCTCTGAGGATGTATACAAGCTTGGGGTAAGGTGATTACCTCTGGGTATGGCTAAAGGTAAGAAAGAATTTATAAATGCAcgtatgaatgaatgaatgaaatgagatCATCCTTAGAGACATTTTCTTGACTAAAATTTggctaaataaaaacatctataTTACCAGCAC from the Lates calcarifer isolate ASB-BC8 linkage group LG17, TLL_Latcal_v3, whole genome shotgun sequence genome contains:
- the si:dkeyp-82a1.6 gene encoding torsin-1A-interacting protein 2, whose amino-acid sequence is MASSVSENEMSRRLRRSTRQSSGKVLSVEPTPRGPLKRTKRRNSENQAPVAAVNGSRDVENGTEDEESPSKKSRLEAGRAVDGGGDENEMDVQESAGDMENNQNQEIDMEGRDSSHDTHLPKIYQGAIGDVNLYPRVVLGERCRSGHDVHEDADWLKTKRAKPPTKGPAAPTKSAVQTKSLANRHDVPIFKTTTMAEYKRTMEAKAKSAAIPRGNHLTPSLYTSSEKSYPLRQRLNNIPVSKETVQHKKQEGKKKKTAVIRTNSGYSCRGFMRYLCCLVLLVLLSSAALLAYKKVPVLRRTAERGGHSYRAVKPEMFADQLSLLKAQFPNQHLELWKRSKMHLEKHLQTAQPTEPVSLIFTAGRKAERTLRCLAQGLASSFSSALNASVLHIDGASKANQDSDEVKLDIDSQLKAAFEGDKPVAVIHRLEELPPGSTLIFYRYCDHESAAYKQVFLLFTVLLPQDEVSNEQPLKDVEEMVHDYVKERLVGSSSQTAFNEMDTDKYGGLWSRISHLILPVVSEEEVEQKGC